One genomic window of Mogibacterium diversum includes the following:
- the murC gene encoding UDP-N-acetylmuramate--L-alanine ligase: MADISKFKRIHCLGIGGVGLSAVAEILQDNGHVVSGTDINRSDITDHLNRIGIKVFYEHKAENVDDVDAIVYSNAVSDTNPEIVRAKERRIPIYSRAEVLGMIMSNYKHSIAVCGTHGKTTVTSMTSLILRDAKYEPTILVGGNVEEIKGNVEIGGNNYFVTEACEYMDSFLHLNPTIGVLLNIDSDHLDYFKDMDHIVKSFKEFVSNIPKKGIIIAFGENPFVKEALRGLTNVITYGYTDSNDFYAENISFDDRGFPEYDICHEGKTLCHLHLGVPGEHNVLNSMAAYVTARYLGVDDDVIAGTLKKFKGTHRRFDFTGVTKKGVKIVDDYAHHPTEIKATLSAASKVKHNKLRVVFQPHTYTRTKALFEDFVDSFDHVDSLIITDIYAAREKDVYGVSSYQLVNAIKAKYPDREVYYVQDFEDIVKYLSANAEKDDIVMTMGAGDVYKIGQMMLEV, encoded by the coding sequence GGCGGTGTAGGTCTATCAGCTGTTGCAGAGATATTACAGGATAATGGTCATGTAGTTAGCGGAACAGATATAAATAGATCTGATATTACTGATCACCTAAATAGGATTGGCATTAAAGTGTTTTATGAGCACAAAGCGGAGAATGTAGATGATGTTGATGCTATAGTTTATTCAAATGCAGTATCTGATACAAACCCTGAGATTGTTCGTGCAAAGGAAAGACGAATTCCGATATATTCCCGTGCAGAAGTCTTGGGAATGATTATGAGCAACTATAAGCACAGTATTGCCGTATGTGGTACACATGGAAAAACTACCGTTACATCCATGACTTCGCTCATACTTCGTGATGCAAAGTATGAACCAACAATTCTTGTCGGCGGAAATGTTGAGGAGATTAAAGGCAATGTAGAAATTGGTGGCAACAACTATTTTGTTACTGAAGCTTGTGAATACATGGATAGCTTTTTGCATCTTAATCCAACGATAGGGGTGCTTCTCAATATAGATTCAGATCACCTAGACTATTTTAAGGATATGGACCATATTGTTAAATCATTTAAGGAGTTCGTTTCTAATATTCCTAAGAAAGGCATTATTATAGCATTTGGTGAGAATCCTTTTGTAAAAGAAGCTCTAAGAGGACTTACTAATGTAATAACGTATGGATACACCGACAGCAACGACTTTTATGCTGAAAATATTTCGTTTGATGATAGAGGATTTCCAGAATATGATATTTGTCATGAAGGCAAGACTCTCTGCCATCTACATTTAGGCGTACCAGGTGAACACAACGTCCTAAACTCGATGGCTGCGTATGTTACAGCTAGATATCTCGGTGTAGACGATGATGTAATCGCTGGAACACTTAAGAAATTCAAGGGAACTCACAGACGCTTTGATTTTACTGGTGTTACCAAGAAAGGTGTTAAGATTGTTGATGACTACGCTCATCATCCGACAGAAATAAAGGCAACTCTCTCAGCTGCTAGCAAGGTTAAGCATAATAAGCTGAGAGTTGTGTTTCAGCCACATACATATACTAGAACAAAGGCACTTTTTGAAGATTTTGTAGATTCGTTTGACCATGTTGACTCACTTATCATAACGGATATCTATGCAGCTAGAGAGAAGGATGTCTACGGTGTTTCATCATACCAGTTAGTGAATGCAATTAAGGCAAAGTATCCTGATAGGGAAGTTTATTATGTTCAAGATTTTGAGGACATAGTTAAGTATCTTTCTGCTAATGCAGAGAAGGATGATATTGTGATGACGATGGGTGCCGGCGATGTCTATAAGATTGGACAGATGATGCTTGAAGTATAG